In one window of Euzebya rosea DNA:
- a CDS encoding CbiQ family ECF transporter T component, which produces MHPGAWWLWALGLAAAASRTTNPLLLGLVLAVALLVVVARRTDAPWALGLRTYLFLAGLVIVIRLLFAVAVGGGAGTTVLFVLPEIPLPDVVAGIRLGGPVTREVLLAAFYDALRLATLLLCIGAANLLADPKRLLRQVPAALHELGTTVVVALTVAPQLVESVQRVRRARRLRGEDPVRGLRGLRRVLVPVLEDALDRSLALAAAMDTRGYGRRAHVPPVDRRRTALLLLGGLVLLVVGTYGQLDAASPAVLGLPALLLGVGMVALGLRSAGARVQRTVHRPDRWGPTETVVAAAGLTAAVTVVVAGGRAPDLLFPTVQPFAWPVLPILATAGVLVALLPAALPNGRRR; this is translated from the coding sequence ATGCACCCCGGCGCCTGGTGGCTGTGGGCACTGGGGCTTGCTGCTGCCGCCAGCCGCACGACCAACCCGCTGCTGCTCGGGCTTGTGCTCGCCGTGGCCCTGCTGGTCGTCGTCGCCCGCCGCACCGATGCGCCGTGGGCGCTGGGCCTTCGGACCTACCTCTTCCTTGCCGGCCTGGTCATCGTCATCCGCCTGCTCTTCGCCGTGGCCGTCGGCGGAGGGGCCGGAACCACCGTGCTGTTCGTCCTGCCCGAGATCCCGCTGCCCGATGTCGTCGCCGGGATCCGGCTGGGTGGCCCCGTCACCCGTGAGGTCCTGCTCGCCGCGTTCTACGACGCGCTGCGCCTGGCCACGCTGCTGCTGTGCATCGGCGCCGCGAACCTGCTGGCGGACCCCAAGCGGCTGCTGCGGCAGGTGCCGGCGGCCCTGCACGAGCTGGGGACCACCGTCGTCGTCGCCCTCACCGTCGCCCCGCAGCTGGTGGAGAGTGTCCAGCGGGTCCGCCGAGCCAGGCGGCTGCGGGGCGAGGACCCCGTGCGCGGCCTCCGTGGACTGCGTCGCGTGCTGGTCCCCGTGCTCGAGGACGCACTGGACCGGTCCCTGGCCCTGGCCGCCGCCATGGACACCCGTGGATACGGCCGGCGGGCCCACGTCCCTCCGGTGGATCGCCGACGCACCGCCCTGCTGCTGCTCGGGGGACTGGTCCTGCTCGTGGTCGGCACCTACGGCCAGCTCGACGCGGCCTCCCCCGCCGTGCTCGGGCTGCCCGCGCTCTTGCTCGGGGTCGGCATGGTGGCGCTCGGCCTCCGCTCCGCCGGCGCGCGCGTCCAGCGGACGGTCCACCGGCCCGACCGCTGGGGCCCGACCGAAACGGTCGTGGCCGCAGCCGGGCTGACCGCCGCCGTGACCGTGGTCGTTGCGGGAGGGCGCGCGCCGGACCTGCTGTTCCCGACCGTGCAGCCCTTCGCGTGGCCGGTCCTCCCGATCCTCGCCACCGCCGGCGTGCTGGTCGCGCTGCTCCCGGCCGCCCTTCCGAACGGTCGTCGCCGATGA
- a CDS encoding ABC transporter ATP-binding protein — protein sequence MIDLHRVTITHAGSDRPALRGIDLHVEEAELCVVVGATGVGKSTLLGAISGLVPHFTGGLLQGRVVVAGRDTRDHPPRELADVVGTVGQDPLAGFATDIVTDEIAFGMEQLGVDAAAMRKRVEEMLDLLGLADLRDRPLRTLSGGQQQRVAIGAVLAAGPRVLVLDEPTSALDPTAAEEVLAAVTRLVHDLGVTAVVAEHRLERILQHADTLVEVRTDGTIRSGEPGRIAADAAVAPPVVHLGRALGWTPVPLSVRDARRRATSLRDSLGASPTDSAPEVTVTEPDTATTPRRWLRSGRRASAASGPPPALLAHDLVVRHGDVLAVDGVDLAVPPGQVVGLMGRNGSGKSSLLWALQGSGTRDGGTVTVDQRDPAELSPAAARRLVALVPQTPSDLLYAATVGEELAIADQHGEVAPGTCRDLLDQLVGDVPDERHPRDLSEGQRLALVLAVQLAAAPSVLLLDEPTRGLDYAAKDRLTGVLARLAADGLAVVVATHDVEFAAGTCDRVVVMSQAHVIADGPAATVIGASPMFAPQVAKVMHPHRWLTVDQIMAALQDRAGAST from the coding sequence ATGATCGACCTGCACCGGGTGACCATCACCCACGCCGGGTCGGACCGGCCCGCCCTCCGCGGGATCGACCTCCACGTCGAGGAGGCCGAGCTGTGCGTCGTCGTCGGGGCAACCGGCGTCGGCAAGTCCACCCTCCTCGGCGCCATCAGCGGCCTCGTGCCCCACTTCACCGGTGGGCTGCTCCAGGGACGCGTCGTCGTCGCCGGGCGCGACACGCGCGACCATCCGCCACGAGAGCTGGCCGACGTGGTCGGCACCGTGGGGCAGGACCCGCTGGCCGGGTTCGCCACCGACATCGTGACCGACGAGATCGCCTTCGGCATGGAGCAGCTCGGCGTCGACGCCGCGGCGATGCGCAAGCGGGTCGAGGAGATGCTGGACCTGCTCGGGCTGGCCGACCTCCGCGACCGTCCGCTGCGCACCCTGTCCGGCGGACAGCAGCAGCGGGTCGCCATCGGCGCCGTCCTGGCCGCAGGCCCACGTGTGCTGGTCCTCGACGAACCGACATCCGCGCTGGACCCCACCGCCGCGGAGGAGGTGCTGGCCGCCGTGACCCGCCTGGTCCACGACCTCGGGGTCACCGCCGTCGTCGCCGAGCACCGGCTGGAGCGGATCCTGCAGCACGCCGACACCCTCGTGGAGGTCCGAACGGACGGCACCATCCGCAGCGGCGAACCGGGCCGGATCGCCGCCGACGCCGCCGTCGCGCCCCCGGTCGTCCACCTCGGCCGCGCGCTGGGCTGGACGCCGGTCCCGCTGTCGGTGCGCGACGCCCGCCGCCGCGCGACCTCGCTGCGCGACAGCCTGGGGGCTTCGCCGACCGACTCCGCCCCCGAGGTCACGGTCACCGAGCCCGACACCGCCACCACCCCCCGTCGGTGGCTGCGGTCCGGCCGACGCGCATCCGCCGCCTCCGGCCCGCCTCCGGCGCTCCTCGCCCACGACCTGGTCGTTCGCCACGGCGACGTCCTCGCCGTCGACGGGGTCGACCTGGCGGTCCCCCCGGGACAGGTCGTCGGCCTGATGGGCCGCAACGGCTCGGGCAAGTCCTCGCTCCTGTGGGCCCTGCAGGGCAGCGGCACGCGTGATGGGGGGACGGTGACCGTCGACCAGCGCGATCCGGCCGAGCTGTCCCCGGCCGCCGCGCGACGGCTGGTGGCGTTGGTCCCCCAGACCCCCAGTGACCTGCTGTACGCCGCCACCGTGGGGGAGGAGCTCGCGATCGCCGACCAGCACGGCGAGGTCGCGCCGGGAACGTGCCGTGACCTCCTCGACCAGCTGGTCGGCGACGTCCCCGACGAGCGCCACCCACGCGACCTGTCCGAAGGGCAGCGCCTGGCCCTCGTCCTGGCCGTCCAGCTCGCCGCGGCGCCATCGGTGCTGCTGCTCGACGAACCGACGCGCGGCCTGGACTACGCCGCCAAGGACCGGCTGACCGGGGTCCTCGCACGGCTGGCCGCCGACGGGCTGGCCGTCGTGGTCGCCACCCATGACGTGGAGTTCGCCGCCGGCACCTGTGACCGGGTCGTCGTGATGTCACAGGCCCACGTGATCGCCGACGGTCCCGCGGCAACGGTGATCGGTGCCTCCCCGATGTTCGCCCCGCAGGTGGCCAAGGTCATGCACCCCCACCGCTGGTTGACCGTCGACCAGATCATGGCGGCGCTGCAGGACCGGGCGGGGGCGTCGACGTGA
- a CDS encoding ECF transporter S component — protein MSETALRPGPHPATTPVVGLGRRTAVLLGVATVLGLALFCWPLLLRPGPGWSHTTDAPFVFVLVVPMVLAVVLADLADGGLDAKSLALLGILSAVGAVLRPLGAGTAGIELVFFLLVLGGRVLGPGAGFVLGCTTLFASALLTGGVGPWLPFQMLASAWIGMTAGMLPFRGLRGRAEIVLLCVHGVVVAYAFGFLMNLSFWPFALGADTGLSYVPGGAVLENLQRFVLYTITTSALGWDTGRAITNVLAIALLGPAVLVALRRATRRAAFGAPVVFEDA, from the coding sequence GTGAGCGAGACCGCGCTGCGGCCGGGTCCGCACCCAGCGACCACGCCGGTCGTCGGCCTGGGGCGCCGTACCGCGGTGCTGCTGGGTGTGGCGACCGTGCTGGGGCTCGCGTTGTTCTGCTGGCCGCTGCTGCTGCGACCGGGGCCCGGGTGGTCCCACACCACCGACGCCCCGTTCGTGTTCGTGCTTGTCGTCCCGATGGTGCTGGCCGTGGTGCTGGCCGACCTCGCCGACGGGGGCCTCGACGCCAAGTCGCTGGCCCTGCTGGGCATCCTGTCGGCCGTCGGGGCGGTGCTTCGCCCCCTCGGTGCCGGTACGGCCGGGATCGAGCTGGTGTTCTTCCTCCTCGTGCTGGGTGGCCGGGTCCTTGGGCCCGGGGCTGGCTTCGTGCTGGGGTGCACGACGTTGTTCGCCTCGGCCCTCCTGACCGGTGGGGTGGGGCCCTGGCTGCCCTTCCAGATGCTGGCGTCGGCGTGGATCGGCATGACCGCCGGGATGTTGCCCTTCCGTGGTCTCCGGGGGCGGGCCGAGATCGTGCTGCTCTGCGTGCACGGCGTCGTCGTGGCCTACGCCTTCGGGTTCCTCATGAACCTGTCGTTCTGGCCGTTCGCGCTGGGGGCGGACACGGGGCTGTCCTACGTGCCCGGGGGGGCGGTGCTGGAGAACCTGCAGCGGTTCGTGCTGTACACGATCACCACGTCCGCACTGGGATGGGACACCGGCCGGGCGATCACCAACGTGCTCGCGATCGCCCTGCTGGGTCCGGCCGTCCTGGTGGCGCTGCGGCGCGCCACCAGGCGTGCGGCCTTCGGTGCTCCCGTCGTCTTCGAGGACGCCTGA
- a CDS encoding metal-dependent hydrolase: MTALPRPRVDTRASAQTRADAPTRADAHVPQPRRARFDWADVPLHWIPGDAHSTHVINSLHLFLPAGERWFVKVMKQALPLVTDDLLHDQVRAFMSQEGIHATAHGTAAAHLRAHGLDHAGYDRRLEVVFDRLLGDHRLPGRRMQRAWLDVRLAIIAAIEHYTAVLGDWILRADALDEAGADPVMLDLLRWHGAEEVEHRSVAFDLYQHLNGSWALRASVAQVVFPVLLALMLDGTRVLMGEDADAPRFRPIGGYVAGMDKGRLPKLLWLAMQGPRYVRPGYHPSLEGDMQRALDYIARSPSHIRAL; encoded by the coding sequence ATGACCGCCCTGCCCCGCCCTCGTGTCGACACCCGTGCGTCCGCGCAGACCCGGGCCGACGCACCGACGCGTGCCGACGCGCACGTCCCCCAACCGCGCCGTGCCCGCTTCGACTGGGCCGACGTCCCGCTGCACTGGATCCCCGGCGACGCCCACTCCACGCACGTCATCAACAGCCTCCACCTGTTCCTCCCCGCGGGCGAACGCTGGTTCGTCAAGGTCATGAAGCAGGCCCTGCCGCTGGTCACCGACGACCTGCTGCACGACCAGGTCCGCGCGTTCATGAGCCAGGAGGGCATCCACGCCACGGCCCACGGGACCGCGGCTGCACACCTGCGGGCCCACGGGCTGGACCACGCCGGCTACGACCGTCGGCTGGAGGTCGTCTTCGACCGGTTGCTCGGCGACCACCGGCTGCCCGGACGGCGGATGCAACGGGCCTGGCTCGACGTGCGGCTGGCCATCATCGCGGCGATCGAGCACTACACCGCCGTCCTGGGCGACTGGATCCTGAGGGCCGACGCCCTCGACGAGGCCGGTGCGGACCCGGTGATGCTGGACCTGCTGCGATGGCACGGTGCGGAGGAGGTCGAGCACCGCTCCGTCGCCTTCGACCTCTACCAGCACCTCAACGGCAGCTGGGCACTCCGAGCATCGGTCGCGCAGGTCGTCTTCCCGGTGCTGCTCGCCCTGATGCTGGACGGGACTCGGGTGCTGATGGGCGAGGACGCCGACGCGCCGCGGTTCCGCCCGATCGGCGGCTACGTCGCTGGCATGGACAAGGGGCGCCTGCCCAAGCTGCTGTGGCTGGCGATGCAGGGACCCCGGTACGTCCGACCCGGGTACCACCCATCGCTGGAGGGCGACATGCAGCGGGCGCTGGACTACATCGCACGCTCGCCATCACACATCCGCGCCCTGTGA
- a CDS encoding SDR family oxidoreductase, producing the protein MRTTLTATDGVRLAVEHHSTDGPTVVLVHGFPDTQRVWEEVVEALAPWARVVTYDVRGAGASGRPDHRDGFRFAQLAEDLRTVLDHVQPDEAVHVVGHDWGAIQAFEAVCLPEIATRIASFTCVSGASFDHAGRALRATLGGSPRLLRNALRQLAKSWYIGAFQLPVLPERAFRNGTGVRILEALEHLEPRPGHPADTLAEDGANGVELYRANLHRVMRPRRSTVHVPTQVVIGTEDPFVSMGLFDELAELAPEAFLQRIHGGHWLPRTHPTAIADAVHDLVRHVQDGTTSPRLERSRLCPGTPVQQPLGGRVAVVTGAANGIGRATALALADVGAHVALADLDGAGLARTAVEVAAVGVGVSTHEVDVADGDAMALLVKDVVAELGVPTVVVNNAGIGMSGPFLGTTTADWDRILGVNLWGVIHGSRLFAAEMVAAGLPGHIVNVSSGLAYTPARDMSAYVATKAAVLRLSEVLRAELGDHGIGVSAICPGVVDTGITDRTAFVGVDDAEADRKRTTASAMYRRRAYTPDRVASAIVDAIRHDRAIVPVSPEAHVGWILSRLSPALTRRLSAVDALGLSRSRSKDPR; encoded by the coding sequence GTGCGCACGACCCTGACCGCTACCGATGGGGTCCGGCTGGCCGTCGAACACCACTCCACCGACGGGCCGACCGTGGTCCTCGTGCACGGCTTCCCCGACACCCAACGGGTGTGGGAGGAGGTCGTCGAGGCGCTTGCACCATGGGCTCGGGTGGTCACCTACGACGTCCGCGGTGCCGGTGCCTCGGGACGCCCCGACCACCGCGACGGGTTCCGGTTCGCGCAGCTCGCCGAGGACCTCCGCACGGTGCTCGACCACGTCCAGCCCGACGAAGCGGTGCACGTCGTCGGCCACGACTGGGGCGCCATCCAGGCGTTCGAGGCGGTGTGCCTGCCCGAGATCGCCACGCGGATCGCCTCGTTCACGTGCGTCTCGGGCGCGTCGTTCGACCATGCGGGGCGGGCGCTGCGCGCGACGCTCGGGGGATCCCCACGGCTGCTCCGCAACGCGCTGCGGCAGCTGGCCAAGTCCTGGTACATCGGTGCCTTCCAGCTGCCCGTCCTGCCGGAACGGGCGTTCCGCAACGGCACCGGGGTGCGGATCCTGGAGGCGCTGGAACACCTCGAACCGCGCCCGGGCCATCCCGCCGACACCCTGGCCGAGGACGGCGCCAACGGGGTCGAGCTGTACCGCGCCAACCTGCACCGCGTCATGCGTCCACGGCGCAGCACGGTGCACGTGCCCACCCAGGTCGTGATCGGGACCGAGGATCCGTTCGTCTCCATGGGGTTGTTCGACGAGCTGGCCGAGCTCGCCCCCGAGGCGTTCCTCCAGCGGATCCACGGCGGACACTGGCTGCCCCGCACCCATCCGACCGCGATCGCCGACGCCGTCCACGACCTGGTCCGCCACGTTCAGGACGGGACGACCAGTCCCCGGCTGGAGCGCAGCCGTCTGTGCCCGGGCACACCGGTGCAGCAACCCCTCGGCGGACGTGTCGCCGTCGTCACCGGCGCGGCGAACGGCATCGGCCGTGCCACGGCGCTCGCCCTGGCCGATGTCGGCGCGCACGTGGCGCTGGCGGACCTCGACGGCGCAGGACTGGCCCGCACCGCCGTGGAGGTCGCCGCCGTCGGTGTGGGGGTCTCCACCCACGAGGTCGACGTGGCCGACGGCGACGCCATGGCACTGCTGGTCAAGGACGTCGTGGCCGAGCTGGGGGTGCCCACGGTCGTGGTCAACAACGCGGGCATCGGCATGTCCGGCCCGTTCCTCGGCACCACGACGGCGGACTGGGACCGCATCCTCGGGGTCAACCTCTGGGGCGTGATCCACGGCAGCCGGCTGTTCGCCGCCGAGATGGTGGCGGCTGGCCTCCCGGGGCACATCGTCAACGTCTCCTCGGGGCTGGCCTACACGCCGGCCCGCGACATGTCCGCCTACGTGGCCACGAAGGCAGCCGTCCTGCGCCTGTCGGAGGTGCTGCGCGCCGAGCTGGGCGACCACGGCATCGGCGTCAGCGCCATCTGCCCGGGGGTGGTCGACACCGGCATCACCGATCGCACCGCCTTCGTGGGCGTGGACGACGCGGAAGCCGACCGCAAGCGGACCACGGCGTCGGCGATGTACCGCCGGCGCGCCTACACCCCCGACCGGGTGGCGAGCGCCATCGTCGACGCCATCCGCCACGACCGCGCGATCGTGCCGGTCAGCCCCGAGGCCCACGTCGGCTGGATCCTGTCCCGCCTGTCCCCCGCCCTCACGCGGCGGTTGTCCGCCGTCGATGCCCTCGGCCTGTCCCGCTCGCGCAGCAAGGACCCACGATGA
- a CDS encoding winged helix-turn-helix transcriptional regulator has protein sequence MPTAQPIADLLDLFCRRWSLRILWELRDGGSMTSRALRAACGGVSAGVLQQRLDELRSAGIVTVNGGYRLTPDGLDLLARMAPLEEWAEAWAHRST, from the coding sequence GTGCCGACCGCGCAGCCGATCGCGGACCTGCTCGACCTCTTCTGCCGCCGGTGGAGCCTGCGGATCCTCTGGGAGCTGCGGGACGGGGGCTCCATGACCTCCCGTGCGCTTCGCGCTGCCTGTGGAGGAGTGTCCGCGGGTGTCCTCCAGCAGCGCCTCGACGAGCTCCGGAGCGCCGGCATCGTGACCGTCAACGGGGGGTATCGCCTGACCCCCGACGGCCTCGACCTCCTGGCGCGCATGGCCCCGCTGGAGGAGTGGGCCGAGGCCTGGGCACACCGCTCGACCTGA
- the murI gene encoding glutamate racemase, translated as MADPRPIGVFDSGVGGLTVARALMDLLPDERVIYLGDTARGPYGPRTVEEVRAFTADDVGWLAEQDVKFVIAACNTATAAALELDPLTFDLPVLGVIEPAVETAIRVTRSRRIGVIGTQVTISSGAYDRAVERLGSVDTKLTSAACPRFVTLVEQGRTTDPEVLEVAEEYLAPMKAAQVDTLILGCTHYPLLTGVISYVMGPDVTLVSSAETCARAVFAHLVDADLLAHTQTPQHRFAATGDPADFARLAERFLGPRIRDADVEPA; from the coding sequence ATGGCTGACCCTCGCCCCATCGGGGTGTTCGACTCCGGCGTCGGCGGGCTGACCGTGGCCCGGGCGCTCATGGACCTGCTCCCCGACGAGCGGGTCATCTACCTCGGTGACACCGCCCGCGGTCCCTACGGGCCCCGCACGGTGGAGGAGGTCCGGGCGTTCACCGCCGACGACGTCGGCTGGCTGGCCGAGCAGGACGTCAAGTTCGTCATCGCCGCGTGCAACACGGCGACAGCCGCCGCGCTGGAGCTCGACCCGCTGACGTTCGACCTGCCGGTCCTCGGCGTCATCGAACCGGCGGTCGAGACCGCGATCCGCGTCACCCGCAGCCGACGCATCGGCGTCATCGGCACGCAGGTCACGATCTCCTCCGGCGCCTACGACCGGGCGGTCGAGCGGCTGGGATCGGTCGACACAAAGCTGACGAGCGCTGCGTGCCCGCGCTTCGTGACCCTCGTCGAGCAGGGTCGGACGACCGACCCGGAGGTGCTGGAGGTCGCCGAGGAGTACCTGGCGCCCATGAAGGCCGCGCAGGTCGACACCCTGATCCTCGGCTGCACCCACTACCCGCTGCTGACCGGCGTGATCAGCTACGTCATGGGACCCGACGTCACCCTCGTCTCCTCGGCCGAGACCTGCGCACGGGCCGTGTTCGCCCACCTCGTCGACGCCGACCTGCTGGCCCACACCCAGACCCCCCAGCACCGCTTCGCCGCCACCGGCGACCCCGCCGACTTCGCCCGCCTCGCAGAACGGTTCCTGGGCCCGAGGATCAGGGACGCCGATGTCGAGCCAGCCTGA
- a CDS encoding MBL fold metallo-hydrolase encodes MTVTVTVIGSAGTHSSAERVCSSYLVTHEGTDLLLDIGSGALHNLSKVRDIADLDGLVISHMHPDHYMDVFGLNYALRFHPATPDPIPVYGPADMYPVVSTTLPEESVEKMADLLHFHTAAAGDRVHVGDMAIELFAMNHPTETLGSRITIGDTVVAFTGDTAPTPEIDRLAADADLLICDATWLESQRPLPADVHCTGAEAGRAAASAGARRLLITHVSPYNDPQAVADEAATHYDGEVIVAVDLMEIDL; translated from the coding sequence GTGACGGTCACCGTCACCGTCATCGGCAGCGCCGGGACGCACTCCTCCGCCGAACGGGTGTGCTCCTCCTACCTCGTGACCCACGAGGGCACCGACCTCCTGCTGGACATCGGGTCGGGTGCGCTGCACAACCTGTCGAAGGTCCGCGACATCGCCGACCTCGACGGGTTGGTCATCAGCCACATGCATCCCGACCACTACATGGACGTCTTCGGGCTGAACTACGCGCTGCGCTTCCACCCCGCGACGCCCGACCCGATCCCCGTGTACGGACCGGCCGACATGTACCCGGTGGTCAGCACCACCCTGCCGGAGGAGTCGGTGGAGAAGATGGCCGACCTGCTGCACTTCCACACGGCCGCGGCCGGGGACCGTGTGCACGTCGGGGACATGGCCATCGAGCTGTTCGCGATGAACCATCCGACGGAAACCCTCGGCAGCCGCATCACGATCGGGGACACCGTCGTGGCGTTCACCGGCGACACCGCCCCGACCCCCGAGATCGACCGGCTGGCCGCCGACGCCGACCTGCTGATCTGTGACGCCACGTGGCTCGAGTCCCAGCGGCCCCTGCCCGCTGACGTGCACTGCACCGGCGCCGAGGCCGGTCGGGCAGCCGCCTCCGCCGGGGCTCGCCGTTTGCTCATCACCCACGTCTCGCCCTACAACGACCCACAGGCGGTCGCCGACGAGGCCGCCACCCACTACGACGGCGAGGTCATCGTCGCCGTCGACCTCATGGAGATCGACCTTTGA
- the rph gene encoding ribonuclease PH, producing the protein MQAYAEGSADITMGETRVLCSASISDDVPRWLRESGSGWITGEYSMLPRATRERTDREATRGKQKGRTVEIQRLIGRSLRAAVDLDHLGGVSITLDCDVLQADGGTRTASISGAWVALAVGLRTAAEREIITAVPELTQIAAVSVGIVDGEPRLDLCYDEDAGAETDMNVVMSGDGRLIEVQGTAEGVPFSREELTDMLDLAAAGCEQLFAAQRDAVAAA; encoded by the coding sequence ATGCAGGCCTACGCGGAGGGATCCGCCGACATCACGATGGGGGAGACCCGTGTCCTGTGCTCGGCGAGCATCAGCGACGACGTGCCCCGCTGGCTGCGCGAGTCCGGGTCGGGCTGGATCACCGGTGAGTACTCCATGCTCCCCCGCGCCACCCGAGAACGGACCGACCGCGAGGCCACCCGCGGCAAGCAGAAGGGCCGTACCGTGGAGATCCAGCGGCTCATCGGCCGGTCCCTCCGTGCGGCCGTCGACCTCGACCACCTCGGTGGGGTGTCGATCACGCTGGACTGCGACGTCCTGCAGGCCGACGGCGGCACACGAACCGCATCGATCAGCGGCGCCTGGGTGGCGCTGGCGGTCGGGCTGCGCACGGCGGCCGAGCGGGAGATCATCACGGCCGTCCCCGAGCTGACCCAGATCGCCGCGGTCAGCGTCGGCATCGTCGACGGCGAGCCGCGGCTGGACCTGTGCTACGACGAGGACGCCGGCGCCGAGACCGACATGAACGTCGTCATGTCCGGCGACGGCCGGCTCATCGAGGTGCAGGGCACCGCCGAGGGCGTGCCGTTCAGCCGCGAGGAGCTGACCGACATGCTCGACCTGGCCGCCGCGGGCTGCGAGCAGCTGTTCGCCGCGCAGCGCGACGCGGTCGCCGCCGCGTGA
- a CDS encoding XTP/dITP diphosphatase, producing the protein MTARLVLATHNAGKVAELRDILTGLDVELLGADDVDLPDVEETGETFAANAVLKATVCAAAVGLPCVADDSGLVVDALDGAPGVYSARYAGPQRDDEANLQLVLDRTAGEEAPTARFVCAAAIAMPDGTVKVVEGTMEGTIVRPPRGDNGFGYDPIFQPEGHDRTSAEMAPEEKHAISHRGRAFRALRPHIHAMLAAAPSSEPPTEQG; encoded by the coding sequence GTGACCGCCCGGCTGGTCCTGGCCACCCACAACGCCGGCAAGGTCGCGGAGCTTCGTGACATCCTGACCGGCCTCGACGTCGAGCTGCTCGGTGCCGACGACGTCGACCTGCCCGACGTGGAGGAGACCGGGGAGACGTTCGCCGCCAACGCCGTCCTCAAGGCGACCGTCTGCGCCGCTGCGGTCGGGCTGCCGTGCGTGGCCGACGACAGCGGACTGGTCGTCGACGCCCTCGACGGTGCACCCGGGGTGTACTCCGCCCGCTACGCCGGCCCCCAGCGCGACGACGAGGCCAACCTGCAGCTGGTGCTCGACCGCACCGCGGGGGAGGAGGCCCCGACCGCACGGTTCGTCTGCGCCGCGGCCATCGCCATGCCCGACGGCACCGTGAAGGTCGTCGAGGGCACGATGGAGGGCACCATCGTCCGTCCCCCGCGCGGCGACAACGGCTTCGGCTACGACCCGATCTTCCAGCCCGAGGGACACGACCGCACCTCCGCGGAGATGGCCCCCGAGGAGAAGCACGCCATCAGCCACAGGGGGAGGGCGTTCCGGGCGTTGCGGCCGCACATCCACGCGATGCTCGCCGCGGCACCGTCGAGCGAACCGCCCACCGAGCAGGGCTAG